In the Pseudothauera hydrothermalis genome, one interval contains:
- a CDS encoding P-II family nitrogen regulator → MKFSALVAILADDLEEKALDVARAAGAAGVTILDARGIGAQEKKTFFGLTYEGSQSVLLFVLEKKLSLTVLKRLTAELDLKNDSRGVVFTLPLEHIAGIDTQQIERFEQRIKDDI, encoded by the coding sequence ATGAAATTTTCCGCTCTCGTGGCCATCCTGGCCGACGATCTGGAAGAAAAAGCGCTGGACGTGGCGCGCGCGGCCGGTGCGGCCGGTGTCACCATCCTGGACGCGCGTGGCATCGGCGCACAGGAAAAGAAGACCTTTTTCGGGCTGACCTATGAGGGCAGCCAGTCGGTGTTGCTGTTCGTGCTGGAGAAAAAATTGTCGCTGACCGTGCTCAAGCGCCTGACCGCCGAGCTGGACCTCAAGAACGATTCCCGCGGGGTGGTGTTTACGCTGCCGCTGGAGCACATTGCCGGCATCGACACCCAGCAAATCGAGCGCTTCGAGCAGCGCATCAAGGACGATATCTAG
- a CDS encoding TRAP transporter substrate-binding protein, which produces MKIRAILLGLVMAGLSAGAAAAEPIVIKFSHVVATDTPKGKAAEKFKELAEQYTNGAVKVEVYPNSTLYKDKEEMEALQLGAVQMLAPSLAKFGPLGVREFEVFDLPYIFNGYEALHKVTKGEVGRKLLDKLEPRGIKGLAYWDNGFKSFSLNSPIRTPDDLKGKKMRIQSSKVIEEQMRELKALPQVMAFSETYQALQTGVVDGTENPHSNLYTQKMHEVQKHMILTDHGYLGYAVITNKKFWDGLPADVRAQLEKAMAEATDYANEIAKAENDKALEAVRASGKTEIYTPTEAERKAFIKALLPVHKKMASRVGADTIQSIYEATGFNPAAF; this is translated from the coding sequence ATGAAAATCCGTGCAATCCTGCTGGGGCTGGTCATGGCCGGTTTGTCCGCCGGCGCTGCGGCGGCCGAGCCCATCGTGATCAAATTCAGCCACGTGGTGGCCACCGATACGCCCAAGGGCAAGGCGGCGGAAAAGTTCAAGGAACTGGCTGAGCAATACACCAACGGTGCGGTGAAGGTGGAGGTGTATCCCAACAGCACGCTCTACAAAGACAAAGAAGAAATGGAGGCGCTGCAACTGGGGGCGGTGCAGATGCTAGCGCCGTCGCTGGCCAAGTTCGGTCCGCTGGGCGTGCGCGAGTTCGAGGTTTTCGACCTGCCGTACATTTTCAACGGCTACGAGGCGCTGCATAAAGTCACCAAGGGCGAAGTCGGCCGCAAACTGCTGGACAAGCTGGAGCCGCGCGGCATCAAGGGTCTGGCCTACTGGGACAACGGTTTCAAGTCTTTCTCGCTCAACAGCCCGATCCGCACGCCGGACGATCTGAAGGGCAAAAAGATGCGCATTCAGTCCTCCAAGGTGATCGAGGAGCAGATGCGTGAATTGAAAGCGCTGCCGCAGGTCATGGCGTTTTCGGAAACCTACCAGGCGCTGCAGACCGGCGTGGTCGATGGTACCGAAAACCCGCATTCCAATCTCTACACCCAGAAGATGCACGAAGTGCAAAAGCACATGATCCTCACCGACCATGGCTACCTGGGGTATGCGGTGATCACCAACAAGAAGTTCTGGGACGGTCTGCCGGCCGATGTGCGCGCTCAGCTGGAAAAGGCCATGGCCGAAGCCACCGATTACGCCAACGAGATCGCCAAGGCCGAGAACGACAAGGCGCTGGAAGCGGTGCGCGCCTCTGGCAAGACCGAGATTTACACACCGACCGAGGCCGAGCGCAAAGCCTTCATCAAGGCGCTGCTGCCGGTGCATAAGAAGATGGCTTCGCGCGTCGGCGCCGACACCATCCAGTCGATCTATGAAGCGACCGGTTTCAATCCTGCCGCTTTCTGA
- the dinB gene encoding DNA polymerase IV has translation MRKIIHVDCDCFYAAIEVRDAPELAGRPVAVGGRPGARGVIATCNYEARAYGVRSAMSSAHALRLCPQLVLLPPDFERYRAASRQILAIYRDYTPRVEPLSLDEAYLDVSGVARCRGSATLMAQEIRARIHREVGITASAGIAPNKFIAKVASDWNKPNGQFVVRPEEVDAFVAALPVSKLFGVGKVTAARLQALGVSTCGELRAWSEAALVAEFGRFGASLYRLCRGEDNRPVVPERRRKSLSVETTFANDLPDLAACMAALPALLADFMRRYRRAADAGAVCKAFVKVKFADFTQTTVERATVQPSAALWQTLLAAGYARKALPVRLLGIGVRYADAPDDDTQLELFAPEAVGAVGND, from the coding sequence GTGCGCAAGATCATCCACGTTGATTGCGACTGCTTTTACGCGGCAATTGAGGTGCGCGATGCGCCGGAGCTGGCCGGGCGCCCGGTGGCGGTGGGTGGGCGGCCGGGCGCGCGCGGGGTGATTGCCACCTGTAATTATGAAGCGCGTGCTTATGGCGTGCGGTCGGCCATGTCCTCGGCTCATGCGCTGCGCTTATGTCCGCAGCTTGTATTGCTGCCGCCGGATTTTGAGCGTTACCGTGCTGCTTCACGCCAGATTTTGGCGATCTACCGCGACTACACACCGCGGGTCGAACCGCTGTCGCTTGATGAAGCGTATCTGGATGTCAGCGGGGTGGCGCGCTGCCGCGGCTCGGCTACCCTGATGGCGCAGGAAATCCGCGCGCGCATCCATCGGGAGGTGGGCATTACCGCCTCGGCCGGCATTGCCCCCAATAAATTCATTGCCAAGGTAGCCAGCGACTGGAACAAGCCCAACGGGCAATTCGTGGTGCGTCCGGAGGAGGTGGATGCCTTCGTTGCCGCACTGCCGGTGAGCAAACTCTTTGGCGTCGGCAAGGTCACTGCGGCCCGACTGCAAGCCTTGGGGGTCAGCACCTGCGGCGAGTTGCGCGCTTGGAGCGAGGCCGCCCTGGTGGCCGAGTTCGGCCGTTTCGGTGCCAGCCTTTATCGCCTCTGCCGCGGGGAGGATAACCGCCCGGTGGTGCCCGAGCGCAGACGCAAGTCGTTGTCGGTGGAAACCACGTTCGCGAACGATCTGCCGGATCTTGCCGCCTGTATGGCCGCGTTGCCGGCGCTGTTGGCCGATTTCATGCGTCGGTATCGGCGTGCGGCCGATGCCGGCGCGGTGTGCAAAGCTTTTGTCAAGGTAAAGTTTGCGGACTTTACCCAGACCACGGTGGAGCGTGCCACAGTCCAGCCTTCCGCCGCGCTGTGGCAGACGCTGCTGGCGGCGGGCTATGCGCGTAAAGCGCTGCCGGTACGCCTGCTTGGTATCGGCGTGCGTTATGCCGATGCGCCCGACGACGACACCCAGCTCGAGCTATTCGCCCCCGAAGCCGTCGGCGCGGTCGGCAACGATTGA
- a CDS encoding TRAP transporter small permease, with product MNKLIDRLEEFIIGTLMAVATIIIFVSVVHRYASGFAIPGLQDWLLGINLGWAQELCIILFVWMAKFGAAYGVRTGIHVGVDILINKLKDKPRAVLIHIGLLCGVMFTGLIGVFGALFVWENGMAYEFFTLIGRDPGAYFEGPITPDLEWPTWIVYSAVPLGSFLMCYRFIQVMVSFARTGELPTHNHGHVEGMDAETETLSIGEAIVAAEDIEHAHAGMSDEEWAKTHPKRTSDKH from the coding sequence ATGAACAAGCTAATTGACCGTCTGGAAGAGTTCATCATCGGTACTCTGATGGCGGTTGCTACCATCATCATCTTCGTTTCGGTGGTACATCGTTACGCTTCCGGTTTCGCCATTCCGGGGCTGCAGGACTGGCTGCTCGGCATCAACCTGGGCTGGGCGCAGGAGTTGTGCATCATTCTTTTCGTGTGGATGGCCAAGTTCGGTGCTGCCTACGGGGTGCGCACCGGCATCCATGTGGGCGTGGACATCCTGATCAACAAGCTCAAGGACAAACCGCGTGCGGTATTGATCCATATCGGACTGCTCTGCGGAGTGATGTTTACCGGGCTGATCGGCGTCTTCGGTGCGCTCTTCGTGTGGGAAAACGGCATGGCCTACGAGTTTTTCACGCTGATCGGCCGTGATCCGGGCGCTTATTTCGAAGGACCGATCACCCCCGACCTGGAGTGGCCCACCTGGATCGTGTATTCGGCCGTGCCGCTGGGCTCCTTCCTGATGTGCTATCGCTTCATTCAAGTCATGGTGAGTTTTGCCCGCACCGGTGAATTGCCGACCCACAACCACGGCCATGTAGAGGGCATGGACGCGGAAACCGAAACCCTGTCGATCGGCGAGGCGATCGTCGCCGCCGAAGACATCGAACATGCGCATGCCGGCATGAGCGACGAGGAATGGGCCAAGACCCATCCCAAACGCACCAGCGACAAGCACTGA
- a CDS encoding aldehyde dehydrogenase family protein, with translation MLVQRTQFYIDGQWTDPLGRDSIEVIDPSTETIYARIPAGTPADAERAVAAAHAAFDGWSRTAPAERAAALGRIAQALEARSAELADTIAREVGMPIKMASRVQVSGPLWHWKNYAAMAERFEWARQVGNSLVLRQPVGVVGAITPWNFPLNQITLKVAPALLAGCTVVLKPSEVAPINAFLLADAIDEAGLPAGVFNLVTGYGPVVGEVLARDPRVDMVSFTGSTRAGRRVAELAAATVKKLALELGGKSAAVVLDDADLPAAVKATVSNCLLNSGQTCSAHTRLVVPRARLDEAAALAAEAMAKMTLGPALAEGSRLGPLVSQTQRDRVRELIRRGIAEGARLICGGAEQPANLPAGYFVLPTVLVCEDPKATVAQEEIFGPVLVLLPHDGAEDAIRIANDSIYGLGGAVWAGSDEGALAVARRIRSGQIDINGGAFNPRAPFGGFKQSGLGREGGEYGLEEFLQYQALQLRQS, from the coding sequence ATGCTGGTTCAGCGCACCCAGTTCTACATCGACGGCCAGTGGACCGATCCGCTTGGCCGCGACAGCATCGAGGTCATCGACCCGAGCACCGAAACCATCTATGCGCGCATCCCCGCCGGCACCCCGGCCGATGCCGAGCGCGCAGTGGCCGCGGCGCATGCCGCCTTCGACGGCTGGTCGCGCACCGCACCGGCCGAGCGCGCCGCGGCGCTCGGACGCATCGCCCAGGCGCTGGAAGCGCGCAGCGCCGAGCTGGCCGACACCATCGCCCGCGAAGTCGGCATGCCGATCAAGATGGCCTCGCGTGTGCAGGTTAGCGGTCCGCTGTGGCACTGGAAGAACTACGCCGCCATGGCCGAACGCTTCGAGTGGGCCCGCCAGGTCGGCAATTCGCTGGTGCTGCGCCAGCCGGTCGGCGTGGTCGGTGCGATCACCCCGTGGAACTTCCCGCTCAATCAAATCACGCTGAAAGTCGCCCCCGCCCTGCTGGCCGGCTGCACCGTGGTGCTCAAGCCCTCCGAGGTAGCGCCGATCAACGCCTTCCTGCTCGCCGACGCAATCGATGAGGCCGGGCTGCCGGCGGGCGTGTTCAACCTGGTCACCGGCTACGGCCCGGTGGTCGGTGAAGTGCTGGCACGCGACCCGCGGGTGGACATGGTGTCTTTCACCGGCTCGACCCGCGCCGGCCGCCGGGTGGCCGAGCTGGCCGCAGCCACGGTCAAGAAGCTCGCGCTGGAGCTGGGCGGCAAGTCCGCCGCAGTGGTGCTGGACGACGCCGACCTGCCGGCCGCGGTCAAGGCCACGGTGTCCAATTGTCTGCTCAACTCCGGGCAGACCTGCTCGGCGCACACCCGCCTGGTGGTGCCGCGCGCGCGCCTGGATGAAGCCGCCGCACTGGCCGCCGAGGCGATGGCGAAGATGACGCTCGGCCCCGCGCTGGCCGAAGGCAGCCGGCTCGGCCCGCTGGTCAGCCAAACCCAGCGCGACCGGGTGCGCGAGCTCATCCGTCGCGGCATTGCCGAAGGCGCCCGCTTGATCTGCGGCGGTGCCGAACAGCCGGCGAACCTGCCCGCAGGTTATTTCGTCTTGCCCACCGTGCTGGTATGCGAAGACCCCAAGGCCACCGTGGCGCAAGAAGAAATCTTTGGCCCGGTGCTGGTGCTGCTGCCGCACGACGGCGCGGAGGATGCGATCCGCATCGCCAACGATTCGATCTACGGCCTGGGCGGCGCGGTGTGGGCGGGTAGCGACGAGGGCGCGCTGGCGGTGGCCCGACGCATCCGCAGCGGGCAGATCGACATCAACGGCGGCGCCTTCAACCCGCGCGCACCCTTCGGCGGCTTCAAGCAATCCGGTCTGGGGCGCGAAGGCGGCGAATACGGACTGGAGGAATTCCTCCAATACCAGGCGCTGCAACTGCGCCAGAGCTGA
- a CDS encoding TRAP transporter large permease — MTNTIAIFGLLVVLMAIGMPVGVALGLTVLSFMFIFTDVPLESVALKMFTGIEKFEIMAIPFFILAGNFLTHGGVARRMINFATAMVGHLRGGLGMSSVLACALFAAVSGSSPATVVAIGSILIPAMLKQGFSLRFASGVVASAGGLGILIPPSIVMVMYAVTTNSSVGALFMAGVIPGLLLAFMLGLCTWYVARKRNFPTLPAATWGERFAAFRKAFWGLMLIVVVMGGIYSGLFTPTEAAAMSAVYAFFIAVFVYKDLTFKQIPRVLLDSANMSAMLLFIIASAVLFSFILTSEQIPQRMADAIVASGLGVVGFLIVVNILLLLAGALMEPSSVILILAPILFPVAVALGIDPIHFGVMIVVNMEIGMITPPVGLNLFVASGITNAGLTEMSKAVLPWLYTMLVFLMMITYIPEISLFLPRALGMM, encoded by the coding sequence ATGACCAACACGATTGCAATTTTCGGCCTGCTCGTCGTCCTGATGGCGATCGGCATGCCGGTCGGGGTGGCGCTCGGCCTCACCGTGCTGAGCTTCATGTTCATTTTCACCGATGTGCCGCTGGAATCGGTGGCGCTGAAGATGTTCACCGGCATCGAGAAGTTCGAGATCATGGCCATCCCGTTCTTCATCCTTGCCGGCAACTTCCTCACCCACGGCGGCGTGGCGCGGCGCATGATCAACTTTGCCACCGCCATGGTCGGCCACCTACGCGGCGGGCTGGGCATGAGCTCGGTGCTGGCCTGCGCGCTGTTCGCGGCGGTGTCGGGTTCCAGCCCGGCCACTGTGGTGGCGATCGGCTCGATCCTGATTCCGGCCATGCTCAAGCAAGGCTTTTCGCTGCGTTTCGCTTCCGGCGTGGTGGCTTCGGCAGGCGGCCTGGGTATCTTGATTCCGCCGTCCATCGTCATGGTGATGTACGCGGTGACCACCAACTCCTCGGTGGGCGCGCTGTTCATGGCCGGCGTCATCCCAGGCTTGTTGCTGGCCTTCATGCTGGGGCTGTGTACCTGGTATGTGGCCCGCAAACGCAACTTCCCGACGCTGCCGGCAGCCACCTGGGGCGAGCGTTTTGCGGCCTTCCGTAAAGCGTTCTGGGGCTTGATGCTGATCGTGGTGGTGATGGGCGGCATCTACTCCGGTTTGTTTACCCCGACCGAGGCTGCGGCGATGAGCGCGGTCTATGCTTTTTTCATCGCGGTGTTCGTCTATAAGGATCTCACCTTCAAGCAGATTCCGCGGGTGCTGCTGGATTCGGCGAACATGAGCGCGATGCTCTTGTTCATCATCGCCAGCGCGGTGTTGTTTTCCTTCATCCTGACCAGCGAGCAGATTCCGCAGCGTATGGCCGATGCGATCGTGGCCAGCGGCCTGGGCGTGGTCGGTTTTCTGATTGTGGTCAACATTTTGCTGCTTCTGGCCGGTGCGCTGATGGAGCCGTCCTCGGTGATCCTGATCCTTGCGCCCATCCTGTTCCCGGTGGCGGTGGCGCTGGGCATCGATCCGATCCACTTCGGCGTGATGATCGTGGTAAACATGGAGATCGGCATGATCACCCCGCCGGTGGGGCTCAACCTGTTCGTGGCCAGCGGCATTACCAATGCGGGCCTGACCGAGATGAGCAAGGCGGTGCTGCCTTGGCTCTACACTATGCTGGTGTTTCTGATGATGATCACCTACATTCCGGAAATCTCGCTGTTCTTGCCGCGGGCTTTGGGTATGATGTAA
- a CDS encoding cob(I)yrinic acid a,c-diamide adenosyltransferase, with the protein MGHRLSKIYTRTGDAGTTGLGDGKRVSKNSLRIHSLGEVDELNAVIGVLLTETLPEEVRALLTDVQNDLFDLGGEVCIPGMSMISANQVERLERALDHFNEPLPPLKDFILPGGTRAAALAHLARTVCRRAERTLVGLALEEAVNDAPRQYLNRLSDLLFVLGRALNRAGGRGDVLWQKGKNA; encoded by the coding sequence ATGGGACACCGTCTTTCCAAAATCTACACCCGCACCGGGGACGCCGGCACCACCGGTCTGGGCGACGGCAAGCGGGTATCGAAAAACAGCTTGCGCATCCACAGCCTGGGCGAAGTCGATGAACTCAATGCGGTCATCGGTGTGCTGCTCACCGAGACGCTGCCCGAGGAAGTGCGCGCCCTGCTTACCGATGTACAGAATGATCTGTTCGATCTCGGTGGCGAGGTCTGCATTCCCGGCATGAGCATGATCAGCGCCAATCAGGTGGAACGGCTGGAACGCGCGCTCGACCATTTCAACGAGCCGCTGCCGCCGCTCAAGGATTTCATCCTCCCGGGCGGCACCCGCGCTGCCGCGCTGGCGCATCTGGCGCGCACCGTATGCCGCCGCGCCGAACGCACGCTGGTCGGGCTGGCGCTGGAGGAAGCGGTCAATGATGCACCGCGCCAGTATCTCAACCGACTGTCTGACCTGCTATTTGTGCTGGGTCGTGCGCTCAACCGTGCCGGCGGCCGCGGCGACGTGCTGTGGCAAAAGGGCAAAAACGCTTGA
- a CDS encoding CBS domain-containing protein encodes MLLVKDIMVREVVTVSPFATIREAMKVMKQHGVKSLVVTKRHEHDAFGIITYTNILKTIVAEEGDIDLINVYDICAKPAISISREVEIKHAARMMVNLGIRRLIVTATNELAGIVTMDDIVGAILEMADGENLMR; translated from the coding sequence ATGTTGCTGGTCAAGGACATCATGGTGCGCGAGGTGGTGACCGTGTCGCCGTTTGCCACCATCCGCGAAGCAATGAAGGTGATGAAACAGCACGGGGTGAAGTCGTTAGTGGTGACCAAGCGCCACGAACATGACGCCTTTGGCATCATCACCTACACCAATATTCTCAAGACCATCGTGGCCGAGGAAGGCGACATCGACCTGATCAACGTCTATGACATCTGCGCCAAACCGGCCATTTCGATCTCACGCGAGGTGGAGATCAAGCATGCGGCGCGGATGATGGTCAATCTCGGTATTCGCCGTCTGATCGTCACTGCGACCAATGAGCTGGCCGGTATTGTCACCATGGACGACATTGTCGGTGCCATCCTGGAGATGGCTGACGGCGAAAATCTGATGCGTTGA
- a CDS encoding DUF1538 domain-containing protein — MNPLTEFYNTLQHAFRNLLPIVAVVAFFQAAVMRQVPDDLLAMAFGLLVVVFGVALFLQGLELGIFPIGKNLSNEFAKRGSLPLLMSFGFALGFAAVVAEPALIAVATQAETISGGRIDGLTLRILVALSVGVVVALGVVRTILGHSLHGYMIVGYLLVVFVTFFAPEEIVGLAYDSGGVTTNIVTVPLVASLGIGLAMSIRGRNPLTHGFGLVALAVMVPMISVQLYGVAVYRFGDGAPVESVVAAANAAPAAQSGAAGVGRLLLDMLTDLLGMFRDVLPIISVVLFFQYVVIRKPLAHLHKVAGGFVLVIVGLYAFVVGLKLGLFPIGRSMAEQLIALPNVFWVYLFAFSIGFATTMAEPALIAIGQKAEEAGKGKLDGNRIRLLVAIGVAIGITVGVHRIIAGGSIHYYIMAGYAVVILLTWVAPRYIVPLAFDLGGVTTSEVTVPLVTALGIGLATSIPGRNVLVDGFGLIAFASIFPIITVMLYAIVVERALRSEGAST; from the coding sequence GTGAATCCGCTCACCGAGTTCTACAACACGTTGCAGCACGCTTTTCGCAATTTGCTGCCCATTGTGGCGGTGGTGGCTTTTTTCCAGGCCGCAGTGATGCGCCAGGTGCCCGACGATCTGCTGGCCATGGCGTTCGGCCTGCTGGTGGTGGTGTTCGGCGTGGCCTTGTTTTTGCAAGGGTTGGAACTGGGCATTTTCCCAATCGGCAAGAATCTTTCGAATGAGTTTGCCAAGCGGGGCTCTTTGCCATTGCTGATGAGCTTCGGCTTTGCGCTGGGGTTTGCCGCGGTGGTGGCCGAGCCGGCGCTGATTGCGGTGGCCACTCAGGCCGAGACGATCAGCGGCGGGCGTATCGACGGGCTCACCCTGCGTATTCTGGTGGCGCTATCGGTGGGGGTGGTGGTGGCGCTTGGCGTGGTGCGCACCATTCTGGGTCATTCGCTGCACGGATACATGATCGTCGGCTATCTGCTGGTGGTTTTTGTCACTTTTTTCGCGCCAGAAGAGATCGTCGGCTTGGCCTACGATTCCGGCGGCGTGACCACCAACATCGTCACCGTGCCGTTGGTCGCTTCGCTGGGCATCGGTCTGGCGATGTCGATCCGGGGGCGCAATCCGTTGACCCATGGCTTCGGTCTGGTGGCGCTGGCAGTCATGGTGCCGATGATCTCGGTCCAGTTGTACGGCGTGGCGGTCTACCGCTTCGGTGACGGCGCCCCCGTCGAAAGTGTGGTCGCCGCGGCAAATGCTGCGCCGGCAGCCCAGAGCGGGGCGGCTGGCGTGGGGCGCTTGCTGCTGGACATGCTCACCGACTTGCTGGGCATGTTCCGCGATGTGCTGCCGATCATCAGTGTGGTGCTGTTTTTCCAGTACGTGGTGATCCGTAAGCCGCTCGCCCATCTTCACAAGGTGGCAGGCGGCTTCGTGTTGGTGATCGTTGGGCTCTACGCCTTTGTGGTCGGTCTCAAGCTCGGTCTGTTTCCGATCGGCCGCAGCATGGCGGAGCAGTTGATCGCGCTGCCCAACGTGTTCTGGGTGTATCTCTTTGCCTTTTCAATCGGGTTTGCCACCACGATGGCCGAGCCGGCGCTGATTGCCATTGGCCAGAAGGCCGAAGAGGCCGGTAAGGGTAAGCTCGACGGCAACCGTATTCGCCTGCTGGTGGCCATCGGGGTGGCAATCGGCATCACCGTCGGGGTGCATCGGATCATTGCCGGCGGGTCGATCCACTACTACATCATGGCCGGTTACGCGGTGGTGATTCTGCTGACCTGGGTGGCGCCGCGTTACATCGTGCCGCTGGCTTTCGACCTCGGAGGGGTGACCACCTCCGAGGTCACCGTGCCCTTGGTCACCGCATTGGGCATAGGACTGGCCACCAGCATTCCGGGACGTAACGTGCTGGTCGACGGCTTCGGCCTGATCGCTTTCGCGTCTATTTTTCCGATCATCACCGTGATGTTGTACGCCATCGTCGTGGAACGGGCCCTGCGGTCCGAAGGAGCTAGCACATGA